The genomic window ATGATCACCTGCCCGGTGTCGACGCTGGTCACCCGGGTCATCGGCAGGAAGACCCGCCGTCGTCCGGGCACCTCGACGACGAGCCCGACGACCAGCGGGGCCAGCCGTCCGGTGCGGAAGACGACGACGACGTCGCGCGCCCGCCCGACCTGGTCGCCGTGGGGGTCGAACACGGCGAGGCCGGACATGCGCGCGATGAAGACCCGCGAAGGTGCGCCGCTCACGCCCGTCAGGCTAGCGCCGCGTAGGGTGCAGCCGGTGGACCCGGTGGCCTTGCTGGACTTCGACGTCGTGGACGTGTTCACCGCCACGCCCTTCGCCGGCAACGCGTTGGCGGTCGTGCACGGGTCCGCCGGACTCGCCACGAGGCAGCTGCAGGCGATCGCCCGTGAGTTCCACCTGTCGGAGACGGCGTTCCCGACTCCGTTGGGCGACAACCGGTACCGGCTGCGGATCTTCACGCCGAGCGGCGAGCTGCCGTTCGCCGGCCACCCGTCGGTCGGCGCGGCCTGGGTGCTGCGCGAGCGGGGCGAGCTCGTCGGGACGTCGGCGCAGCAGGAGTGCCTGGCCGGCACGGTGCGGCTCGAGCTCGGGCCCGCCGGTGGGTCGGGCGGGCCGGTGTGGCTGACCGGAGCGGCGCCGACGCTGCGCGGCGAGGTCACGGCGGCCGAGCTCGCCCTGGCGCTGGACGCCGTGGGTCTCGCGCCCGACGACCTGGCCGGTCTGCCGTCCCTGGTGGCCGGCACGGGTCTGGACTTCGGCTACCTGCTGGTGCGGCCGCCGGCGCTGGAGCGGGCGGTGCCCCAGCTGCGTTCCCTCACCGCGGTGCGGCAGGCGCTGTCGCAGCGGCTGGGGTGCGACGTCGGGGGCGTGAGCGTGGTGGCGTGGCCGCTGGCGGGCCGTCCCGATGCCGGGGCTGCCGCGGTGCCGGTGCGGGTGTTCACCGACGACATCGGCGCCGCCGCCGAGGACCCGGCGACCGGCTCGGCGGCGCTCGGCCTGCAGGTCGCGCTGGTGGCGCTGGGGCTGCTGGCGCCGGACGGCGCGAGCGTCGTCGAGCTGTCCCAGGGCGTACAGCTGAGCCGGCCGTCCACCCTGCGCTGCCGGGTCGAGGCGAGCGGCGGCGTCGCGGTGCGCTGCCACGTCGGGGGTCAGGTGGTGCCGGTCGCGCGGGGCTCGATCCGGGTGCCGCCGGCCGGCGGGCAGGCGAGCGCATGATCGAGATCCTGAGCCCCACCGAGCTGGCCCGGGCGCGCGAGACCGGTGCCCTGGTGGGTCACATCCTGCAGACCCTGAAGAGCCGCACCACGGTGGGCACGAACCTCCTGGACCTCGACCGGTGGACCCAGGCGATGATCACCGAGGCCGGTGCCGTGTCCTGCTACGTCGACTACGAGCCGTCGTTCGGACGCGGGCCCTTCGGCCACTACATCTGCACGTCCGTCAACGACGCCGTGCTGCACGGGCTGCCACGCGACTACCAGCTCGCTGACGGGGACCTGCTGACCCTGGACCTCGCTGTCTCCCGACGTGACGTCGCCTCGGACGCGGCCATCAGCTTCATCGTGGGCGATTCGCAGCCGTCCGAGAGCGTCGCGCTGATCCGCGCGACCGAACGCGCGCTGGCGGCCGGGATCGGCGCGGCCGGCCCGGGGGCCCGCATCGGCGACATCTCCCACGCCATCGGCTCGGTCCTCACTGCGGCGGGGTATGCGATCAACACCGAGTTCGGGGGGCACGGCATCGGGTCGACGATGCACCAGGACCCGCACGTCGCCAACACCGGTCGCCCCGGCCGTGGCTACACCCTGCGCCCCGGCCTCCTGCTCGCGCTGGAGCCGTGGGTGATGGTGGACACGGCCTCGCTGGTCACGGACGCCGACGGGTGGACCCTGCGGAGTGCGACGGGCTGCCGCACCGCCCACAGCGAGCACACGATCGCCATCACCGACGACGGCGCCGACGTCCTCACCCTGAGCGACCCGGCCTACTCGCCGACCTGACCGTCGATGGCCTCCCGGATGAGGTCGGCCTGACCGAGGTGGCGGGCGTACTCGTCGATCAGGTGGTTCAGCACCCAGCGCACGGAGTGCCGGTGCGGGCGGTGCGCGATGGCGCGGACGTCGTCCAGGTCCGCAGTCGCCAGCACGCGCCGGGCCGCCTCGACCTCGGCGGCCCAGACGGCGAAGGTGTGCTCCCCGGTGGCGTCGGCGACGTCGTGGAACTCCTCGTCCGGGTCGTCGGTGCGGGTGAACAGACGGCCAGGGACGCCGCCGGCCACGACCGCCTGGACGTACCAGCGCTCGACCGCGGCCAGGTGCCGGACGAGCCCCAGCAGGGTCAGCGAGGACGTTGGGACGGAGCGCTGTCGGAGCTGCTCGTCGCTCAGCCCGGCGCACTTGCGGACCAGGGCGTCGCGCTGGAAGTCCAGGAAGGTCGTCAGCGTGGTGCGCTCGTCGGCGTCCTCAGCGAGCAGGAACCGCAGGTCGCCGTCGTCGGGTGAGGAGTGCTCCGTCTCGGTGCTCACCAGGGCAGGCTAGGCGGCGGGTCCGACAGGCCGCGCGAGGACGAGGTTCAGCAGCGCGGCGGCGGCGAAGAACAGCAGGTAGCCGTCGAGCCAGTGCGCGAGCGAGGCCCCCCAGTAGCCGGGCCCGCCCCAGGCGTTCGCGGTCCACGACGGTGCCAGCGCGGCGAACACCTGCATGGCCGCCCGGAACGGCTCCCAGAGCAGCACGTACAGCAGGAGGAGCGTGACCAGGGCCCGGACAGGTGCCAGCAGCGACCAGGGCCTCATCCGCAGGGTGGCGACGACCCGGCGCAGCGCGCGCTGCCGGAAGGGCAGGCTGAACGGCTGCGGCCGGTCGCGGCGCCGCGCCACGAAGGCCACCGTCACCGTGGCGACCCCGGCGACCGCGGCCAGCACCCAGTGCACCGCGATGGCGTTGTTGGCCGGCTCGTTCGGCGGATACGTCGCGGGTGCGTCCTGCCAGGCGAGTAGGCCGGCCAGGAGGCCCAGCACGACCAGCCCGCCGACCAGGGCGAGAGTGAGACGCGAGTAGGGGTTAGCCACGCCGCCGGCGCAGCCGCAGCGCCCGCCGGCCCCGCCCGCCGGCATGGAAGGGACGCCAGGTGGACGTCGTCGCCGTACTCGGGGCCGGCGCCGCCGCCCCACTCGCGTCGTCGTACCGACCCGGCTGCTCGAGCGCCTGCGAGGTCGGCGTGATCCGGGTGATCCGCGCCCCCGTCGTGCGCCAGTGCTCGGGCAGGTCAGCCGGCAGGGCGGCCGAGTTCAACCGTCCGGGAGCCAACGCCCCGGCCGCCGCCAGCCACTCCTCGCCGGACGCATCCAGCACCTCGGCCACCGCAGCCACCGTGACCAACCGAGCCCCGGTGTCCTTGCTGCGCAACACCAGGTCGACGTCGCCGTCCAGCTCGGGCAGCTCCTGCTCGCCCGGCCCACTCACGACGAGAACCGCGCCCTCGTGCCACTCGTGCCAGACCCCCCAGGCCCGCGACTGCCCACGCGGCCGGACCCAGAGCATGCCGCCCTTCGACGCCGCCTCAGCCACCAGCGCGCCGACGACGTCCGGCACCACCGCCGCCTCGGCCTGGCCCACGGACTCGCTCACCCGAGCACCTTCCCATACGAGACAGAGGCGCGGGCGGTGTGGACCGGAGGTCGGCGTCAAACGAGCTTGCGAGAGCCGACCGTAGGTCCGCACCGACCGTGCCGACCGCTCATGAGAAGGTCCGGAGCGTGGGCGAGGAGGAGCAGGACAGCGCGCGGCTGACGGCTGCCCTGCTCGCCGTCGGGGTCGTGGCGGTGTCGTTCTCGGCGCCGATCGCGGCGACGACAGCGGCTCCCGCGCTCGCTGTCGCGTTCTGGCGCAACGCGTTTGCGAGTGCGGGCGTCGTACCGTTCGCGCTGATTCGCCGGCGCGCGGAGCTGCGTCGGCTGTGGCGCGAGGAGCGTCAGGTCGTGCGCACGGCGGTGCTGGCTGGGCTGGCGCTGGCCGCGCACTTCGGCCTGTGGATCCCGAGTCTGCGGATGACCAGCGTGGCGGCATCGACCGCCTTGGTCACGACGACGCCGCTGTGGACGCTCGGGATCGACTGGGCCCGTGGCAACAAGCCGCGCTCCGGTGTCCTGGTCGGAGTCGTGATCGCCTTCATGGGCGTCGTCCTCATCACGGGAGTGGATGCAGGCTCGTCGTCGCGGCAGCTGGTGGGCGACGCGCTGGCGTTGGCCGGCGGCGCCGCGGCTGCCGTGTACACCGTGCTGGGTTCCGCGGTACGGCAGACGGCCAGCACGGCGTCGTACACGGCGATCGCCTACCCGGTCTGCGCCCTGGTCCTGCTGCCGGTCTGCTTGCTGGGCCACCAGTCGCTGGTCGGCTTCGACGCCCAGACCTGGGCGCAGCTCCTCGCCCTGACGCTGAGCGCGCAGCTGCTCGGGCACTCGATCCTGAACCGCGCCCTGCGCACCGCCGGGGCGACGACGGTGGCGCTCGCGATCCTGCTCGAGGTGCCCGGTGCCGTGCTGATCGCCTGGGCCTTCTGGGGGCAGCAGCCGCCGGTGGCCGTGCTGCCGGGGGCGGCCCTGGTGCTGGTCGGTCTGGCGGTCGTGGTGCGATCGCGGACGACCACCCGCCGGGTCGAGTCGGCGCTCGAGGTGGGCAACGTCACGGACTGAGCCACGTGACCGGGCCGGTCGAGCGTGGGTAGCCTCGCCGACGTCCCGCCTTCGAACCCCAGGAGCCACGATGTCCGCGCCCAACGCGACGCCCGGCACGACCCCCCGCACGGGTCCGCGACCCCTGCGGGCGCGGCGCTCGAACCTGGCGGTCCCGGGCTCCAACCCGAAGATGATCGAGAAGGCCAAGGGGCTGGCCGCCGACCAGGTCTTCCTGGACCTGGAGGACGCGGTCGCGCCCATCGCGAAGGAGGGCGCGCGCGCCACCATCGTGGCGGCGCTCACCGAGGGCGGCTGGGGCAACAAGGTCCGCACGGTGCGGGTGAACGACTGGACGACGAAGTGGACGTTCGGCGACGTCCTCGAGGTCGTCGGCGGCGCCGGTGCCGACCTGGACTGCATCATGCTGCCGAAGGTGCAGACCGCCGAGCAGGTCGTCGCCCTGGACCTGCTGCTCACCCAGCTGGAGACGGCACACGGCTTCGAGCCCGGCCGGATCGGGATCGAGGCGCAGATCGAGAACGCCCTCGGCCTGACCAACGTGAACGCCATCGCTGCGGCGTCCCCGCGGGTCGAGGCGATCATCTTCGGGCCGGCGGACTTCATGGCCAGCATCAACATGAAGTCGCTGGTGGTGGGGGAGCAGCCGCCGGGCTACGACGTGGGCGACGCGTACCACTACATCCTCATGCAGATCCTGATGGCGGCCCGCGCCTACGACAAGCTCGCGATCGACGGGCCGTACCTGCAGATCCGCGACGTCGAGGGCTTCACTCGGGTCGCGAGCCGTTCTGCCGCACTGGGTTTCGACGGCAAGTGGGTGCTGCACCCGGGGCAGATCGACGCGGCGAACGAGGTGTACAGCCCGCGTCAGGAGGACTACGACCACGCCGAGAACATCCTGGACGCCTACGCGCACTTCACCTCCGAGGCCGGCGGCGCGCGCGGTGCGGTCATGCTCGGTGACGAGATGATCGACGAGGCGTCGCGCAAGATGGCGCTGGTCATCTCGGCGAAGGGTCGCGCGGCCGGCATGTCCCGCGGCGACCGCTGGACGCCCCCGCAGGACTGACCTGTCCCCAGATCGCCCTGCCGCCGAGACCAGAGACGTGGGGCACCTGAGCATCCCTGGGTGCCCCGGTTCCCTGGTCTCGACGTGGTCGCCGCCACAGGTGGCGCTGGTCACAGCGGCGGCCGGACCGACGCCCGGCCCGCCATACTCACCGGTAGCCACCCCGACGACGAGGAGCGACAGCGATGGGCCGCCTGCAGCACACCGAAGGACTCACCGAGGACCAGCTCGAGCTGTTGAAGCTGGTGCGTGAGTTCGTCGACGAGCAGGTCATCCCG from Angustibacter luteus includes these protein-coding regions:
- a CDS encoding PhzF family phenazine biosynthesis protein, translating into MDPVALLDFDVVDVFTATPFAGNALAVVHGSAGLATRQLQAIAREFHLSETAFPTPLGDNRYRLRIFTPSGELPFAGHPSVGAAWVLRERGELVGTSAQQECLAGTVRLELGPAGGSGGPVWLTGAAPTLRGEVTAAELALALDAVGLAPDDLAGLPSLVAGTGLDFGYLLVRPPALERAVPQLRSLTAVRQALSQRLGCDVGGVSVVAWPLAGRPDAGAAAVPVRVFTDDIGAAAEDPATGSAALGLQVALVALGLLAPDGASVVELSQGVQLSRPSTLRCRVEASGGVAVRCHVGGQVVPVARGSIRVPPAGGQASA
- the map gene encoding type I methionyl aminopeptidase, with amino-acid sequence MIEILSPTELARARETGALVGHILQTLKSRTTVGTNLLDLDRWTQAMITEAGAVSCYVDYEPSFGRGPFGHYICTSVNDAVLHGLPRDYQLADGDLLTLDLAVSRRDVASDAAISFIVGDSQPSESVALIRATERALAAGIGAAGPGARIGDISHAIGSVLTAAGYAINTEFGGHGIGSTMHQDPHVANTGRPGRGYTLRPGLLLALEPWVMVDTASLVTDADGWTLRSATGCRTAHSEHTIAITDDGADVLTLSDPAYSPT
- a CDS encoding DinB family protein, encoding MSTETEHSSPDDGDLRFLLAEDADERTTLTTFLDFQRDALVRKCAGLSDEQLRQRSVPTSSLTLLGLVRHLAAVERWYVQAVVAGGVPGRLFTRTDDPDEEFHDVADATGEHTFAVWAAEVEAARRVLATADLDDVRAIAHRPHRHSVRWVLNHLIDEYARHLGQADLIREAIDGQVGE
- a CDS encoding DMT family transporter — protein: MGEEEQDSARLTAALLAVGVVAVSFSAPIAATTAAPALAVAFWRNAFASAGVVPFALIRRRAELRRLWREERQVVRTAVLAGLALAAHFGLWIPSLRMTSVAASTALVTTTPLWTLGIDWARGNKPRSGVLVGVVIAFMGVVLITGVDAGSSSRQLVGDALALAGGAAAAVYTVLGSAVRQTASTASYTAIAYPVCALVLLPVCLLGHQSLVGFDAQTWAQLLALTLSAQLLGHSILNRALRTAGATTVALAILLEVPGAVLIAWAFWGQQPPVAVLPGAALVLVGLAVVVRSRTTTRRVESALEVGNVTD
- a CDS encoding CoA ester lyase, which produces MSAPNATPGTTPRTGPRPLRARRSNLAVPGSNPKMIEKAKGLAADQVFLDLEDAVAPIAKEGARATIVAALTEGGWGNKVRTVRVNDWTTKWTFGDVLEVVGGAGADLDCIMLPKVQTAEQVVALDLLLTQLETAHGFEPGRIGIEAQIENALGLTNVNAIAAASPRVEAIIFGPADFMASINMKSLVVGEQPPGYDVGDAYHYILMQILMAARAYDKLAIDGPYLQIRDVEGFTRVASRSAALGFDGKWVLHPGQIDAANEVYSPRQEDYDHAENILDAYAHFTSEAGGARGAVMLGDEMIDEASRKMALVISAKGRAAGMSRGDRWTPPQD